In Synergistota bacterium, a genomic segment contains:
- a CDS encoding ParA family protein — protein sequence MKKTRAIALANQKGGVGKSTTAVNLSAAIASLGKKVLLVDVDPQGNATSGVGIEKEKIECSLYDVILGNVEIERAILKNVYVNLDIIPANIDLAGAEIEMVNAVSRETRLRRALDSLMGKYDYIFMDCPPSLGLLTINALTAAHAVIIPIQCEYYALEGLGQLLKTIELVKDYLNPNLEIDGVLLTMFDVRTKLSQQVAAEVKNYFKDKVYKTIVPRSVRLSEAPSYGKPVIYYAPKSKGAKAYLSLARELLRRKRG from the coding sequence AAAACGAGGGCTATAGCTCTGGCTAATCAAAAGGGTGGTGTGGGAAAGAGTACTACGGCTGTTAATCTTTCTGCTGCCATTGCTTCTCTTGGTAAGAAAGTTCTTTTGGTTGATGTAGATCCTCAGGGAAATGCCACAAGCGGAGTCGGAATAGAGAAGGAAAAAATAGAATGTAGTTTATACGATGTTATTTTAGGAAATGTGGAGATAGAGAGAGCGATTTTAAAAAATGTTTACGTGAACTTGGATATAATACCTGCAAATATTGACCTTGCGGGAGCAGAGATAGAGATGGTTAATGCTGTTTCACGTGAAACACGCTTAAGAAGAGCTTTAGATTCATTGATGGGAAAGTATGATTATATATTTATGGATTGCCCTCCTTCTCTGGGGTTGCTTACGATAAATGCTTTAACTGCAGCTCATGCTGTTATAATTCCTATACAGTGTGAATATTATGCTCTCGAAGGATTGGGGCAACTTTTAAAAACGATAGAACTTGTTAAGGACTATTTAAACCCAAACTTAGAGATAGACGGAGTTTTATTAACTATGTTTGATGTAAGGACAAAACTATCTCAACAAGTAGCAGCGGAAGTTAAAAATTATTTTAAGGACAAGGTTTATAAGACGATTGTCCCAAGAAGTGTAAGACTTAGTGAAGCTCCAAGCTATGGTAAACCAGTTATATATTATGCTCCGAAGTCAAAAGGGGCGAAAGCTTATCTTTCTCTGGCAAGAGAGCTTTTAAGGAGAAAGCGAGGGTGA